In Synechococcus sp. A18-25c, a single window of DNA contains:
- a CDS encoding Nif11-like leader peptide family natural product precursor, whose translation MSEEQLKAFLEKVKVDTSLQEKLKAEGADVVAIAKAAGFSITTEDLNSHRQGVCDDELEGAAGGTFCWPGPVGSW comes from the coding sequence ATGTCAGAAGAGCAACTAAAAGCCTTCTTAGAGAAGGTCAAAGTCGACACCAGCCTGCAGGAGAAGCTCAAAGCAGAAGGAGCTGATGTTGTTGCTATTGCAAAGGCTGCAGGGTTTTCGATCACCACAGAAGACCTAAACTCTCATAGACAAGGGGTTTGTGATGATGAGCTTGAGGGTGCGGCTGGGGGTACCTTTTGTTGGCCTGGTCCTGTGGGGTCCTGGTAG
- a CDS encoding Nif11-like leader peptide family natural product precursor: MSEEQLKAFLEKVKGDTSLEEKLQAAADANAVAEIAKEAGFDLSADCLKKAQSDIEDAELEGAAGGWLGTLGGILAKGGWGLLLC; this comes from the coding sequence ATGTCAGAAGAGCAGCTCAAAGCATTTCTAGAAAAGGTCAAAGGCGACACAAGCCTTGAGGAAAAGCTTCAAGCAGCTGCTGATGCCAATGCTGTTGCTGAGATTGCGAAAGAAGCTGGGTTTGATCTCTCGGCTGATTGCTTGAAAAAGGCTCAATCAGATATTGAAGACGCAGAGTTGGAAGGCGCGGCTGGGGGCTGGCTGGGGACTTTGGGAGGGATCCTTGCTAAAGGAGGCTGGGGTCTCTTGCTTTGTTGA